A genomic window from Nosocomiicoccus massiliensis includes:
- a CDS encoding DNA-directed RNA polymerase subunit beta, with product MKETSKIVHRKIPMIVRILLYLYIAILLVVIGLMIGYGILGNPFEVFRIETWQHIKDLMRG from the coding sequence ATGAAAGAGACATCTAAAATTGTACATCGAAAAATTCCGATGATTGTACGTATACTACTCTATTTATACATCGCAATTTTACTCGTCGTCATCGGTCTAATGATTGGATATGGCATATTAGGGAACCCGTTTGAAGTGTTTAGAATTGAAACGTGGCAGCATATAAAAGATCTAATGAGAGGATAA
- the murA gene encoding UDP-N-acetylglucosamine 1-carboxyvinyltransferase codes for MDRIIVKGGRKLAGSVKIEGAKNAVLPILAASLLASEGESVITNVPKLSDCKTLVELLRILNADVKIERDKVYVDASSDLSVSAPYELVSKMRASMLVMGPLLGRYGKCEVAMPGGCAIGSRPIEQHLKGFEKMGATFTTLDGFIEGRVDGRLKGAKIHLDFPSVGATQNLMMGAALADGVTHIENAAMEPEIVDLQNYINRMGGKVTGAGTGHIKITGVDQLYGTKHQVIPDRIEAGTFMIAAAITRSDILIQNIVIEHLSAVVSKLEEIGVQIIEDGDNVRVNASEPLKPTDIKTLPHPGFPTDMQSQMMALLLTIDGTSIVTETIFENRFMHVREFNTMNADISLQDNHAVIHGGKELHGARVKATDLRAAAALILAGLVAEGETTVTELRHLDRGYVDFHKKLKALGADIERVTEAELEHV; via the coding sequence ATGGATAGAATTATTGTTAAGGGTGGACGAAAGCTCGCTGGAAGTGTAAAAATAGAAGGCGCTAAAAACGCAGTTCTGCCTATTTTAGCTGCGTCTCTCTTAGCATCAGAAGGAGAATCGGTAATTACTAATGTTCCAAAATTATCAGATTGTAAAACATTAGTTGAACTACTTCGTATTTTAAATGCAGATGTTAAAATCGAAAGAGATAAAGTATACGTAGACGCAAGTTCAGATTTATCGGTATCAGCACCTTATGAATTAGTGAGCAAAATGAGAGCTTCTATGCTCGTTATGGGACCACTACTTGGTCGTTACGGTAAATGTGAAGTTGCGATGCCCGGCGGCTGTGCAATTGGTAGTAGACCAATTGAACAACATTTAAAAGGTTTTGAAAAAATGGGTGCCACGTTTACAACGTTAGATGGTTTCATTGAAGGTAGAGTAGATGGACGTCTTAAAGGTGCTAAAATACATCTAGATTTTCCAAGTGTCGGTGCCACACAAAACTTAATGATGGGTGCAGCACTTGCCGATGGTGTCACTCATATTGAAAATGCTGCAATGGAACCAGAGATTGTCGATTTACAAAACTATATTAACCGTATGGGTGGTAAAGTAACTGGAGCAGGAACTGGACATATTAAAATTACAGGTGTCGATCAGTTATACGGCACAAAGCATCAAGTCATTCCTGACCGTATTGAAGCAGGCACATTTATGATTGCTGCAGCGATAACGAGAAGTGATATTTTAATTCAAAATATCGTCATTGAGCACTTAAGCGCAGTCGTATCTAAATTAGAAGAAATTGGTGTTCAAATTATTGAAGATGGGGATAATGTCCGTGTAAATGCATCGGAACCGTTAAAGCCAACAGACATTAAAACATTACCACATCCCGGATTCCCGACAGATATGCAAAGTCAGATGATGGCATTACTATTAACGATTGACGGTACGAGTATCGTTACTGAAACTATTTTTGAAAATCGCTTCATGCACGTCAGAGAATTTAATACGATGAATGCAGATATTTCACTGCAAGATAATCATGCTGTAATCCACGGTGGTAAAGAACTTCATGGTGCTCGTGTAAAAGCGACAGATCTACGTGCAGCAGCTGCTCTTATATTAGCAGGACTTGTTGCTGAAGGAGAAACGACGGTTACAGAGCTTCGTCATTTAGACAGAGGATATGTAGATTTTCATAAAAAATTAAAAGCTCTCGGGGCAGATATCGAGCGCGTTACAGAAGCTGAACTCGAACACGTTTAA
- a CDS encoding DUF1146 family protein has product MFLSQIALMKIILHIACSIFAFYILDCLKVDMIFKKGHTAKIRMFYILLAILLGTSMSNFIIDIFVETQNLQLLFS; this is encoded by the coding sequence ATGTTTTTATCTCAAATCGCATTGATGAAAATTATATTACATATCGCATGTTCTATTTTTGCATTTTATATTTTAGACTGTTTAAAAGTAGATATGATCTTTAAAAAAGGTCATACTGCTAAAATAAGAATGTTTTACATATTGCTCGCGATTCTTCTAGGGACGAGTATGTCGAATTTTATCATTGATATTTTTGTAGAAACACAAAACCTACAACTACTATTTAGCTAA
- a CDS encoding F0F1 ATP synthase subunit epsilon: MSTIALDVVTPNGSVFTDDNCEIVILESTQGELGVMAGHVPTVTPLKIGSVKAKIDGQFEYLAITDGFAEIRGDKVTVLTQAAEFADDIDTDRALAARKRAEELLKRAHEEEIDEVRAELAFQRAINRLNIAQFK; encoded by the coding sequence ATGAGTACAATTGCATTAGATGTAGTTACTCCTAACGGTTCTGTTTTTACTGATGATAACTGCGAAATTGTCATCTTGGAATCAACGCAAGGTGAACTTGGGGTCATGGCAGGTCACGTCCCAACAGTGACACCTTTAAAGATTGGTAGTGTAAAAGCTAAAATCGATGGTCAATTCGAATATTTAGCAATTACTGATGGATTTGCAGAAATCCGTGGCGACAAAGTTACAGTATTAACTCAAGCTGCAGAATTCGCGGATGATATCGATACTGATCGTGCACTAGCTGCACGTAAGAGAGCAGAAGAGCTTCTAAAACGTGCGCATGAAGAAGAAATCGATGAAGTGCGTGCAGAACTTGCATTCCAAAGAGCAATTAACCGTTTGAATATTGCACAATTTAAATAA
- the atpD gene encoding F0F1 ATP synthase subunit beta, which translates to MALGHVVQVMGPVVDVRFEEGQLPELMNALTIDHKGETEEDSIALTLEVALHRGDNTVRTIAMSSTDGIQRGMEVVNTGQPISVPVGNATLGRVFNVLGETIDLKGQIPESELRNPIHRDAPEFEDLSVATEILETGIKVVDLLAPYTKGGKIGLFGGAGVGKTVLIQELIHNIAQEHGGISVFAGVGERTREGNDLYFEMSDSGVIDKTAMVFGQMNEPPGARMRVALTGLTMAEYFRDVEGQDVLLFIDNIFRFTQAGSEVSALLGRIPSAVGYQPTLSTEMGQLQERITSTNKGSVTSIQAVFVPADDYTDPAPAQTFAHLDATTNLERKISEMGIYPAVDPLASTSRALSPAVVGEEHYNVAREVQATLQKYSELQDIIAILGMDELSEEDKEVVARARRIQFFLSQNFHVAEQFTGQKGSYVPVEQTVEDFKAILAGKYDHVPEDAFRLVGDMTQVLEKAREMGAEV; encoded by the coding sequence ATGGCTTTAGGACACGTGGTCCAAGTTATGGGACCTGTTGTAGATGTGCGTTTTGAAGAAGGTCAATTACCTGAGTTAATGAACGCACTTACAATAGATCATAAAGGTGAAACTGAAGAAGATTCAATTGCACTTACTTTAGAAGTTGCGCTTCACCGTGGAGACAACACAGTAAGAACAATTGCGATGAGTTCTACAGATGGTATTCAGCGTGGTATGGAAGTAGTAAACACTGGTCAACCTATTTCAGTACCTGTAGGTAATGCCACTTTAGGACGTGTATTCAACGTTTTAGGTGAAACGATTGACCTAAAAGGTCAGATTCCTGAATCTGAACTCAGAAACCCAATTCACCGAGACGCTCCAGAATTTGAGGATCTGTCAGTAGCGACAGAGATTTTAGAAACTGGTATTAAAGTAGTAGACTTATTAGCACCTTACACGAAAGGTGGTAAAATCGGGTTATTCGGTGGTGCCGGAGTAGGTAAAACTGTATTAATCCAAGAATTAATTCATAACATCGCTCAAGAGCACGGTGGTATTTCGGTATTCGCTGGTGTTGGTGAGCGTACGCGTGAAGGAAACGACTTATACTTTGAAATGTCTGACTCAGGCGTAATCGATAAAACAGCGATGGTATTCGGACAAATGAACGAGCCACCTGGTGCACGTATGCGTGTTGCATTAACAGGATTAACGATGGCTGAATACTTCCGTGATGTGGAAGGTCAAGACGTATTACTATTCATCGACAACATCTTCCGTTTCACACAAGCAGGTTCAGAGGTATCAGCACTTCTTGGACGTATTCCATCTGCCGTTGGTTACCAACCGACACTTTCAACTGAGATGGGTCAGCTTCAAGAACGTATTACATCAACGAACAAAGGATCAGTAACGTCAATTCAAGCGGTATTCGTACCGGCCGATGACTACACTGACCCAGCGCCAGCTCAAACGTTCGCACACTTAGACGCGACGACAAACTTAGAGCGTAAAATTTCAGAGATGGGTATTTACCCAGCGGTAGACCCACTTGCATCAACGTCACGTGCGTTATCTCCAGCAGTTGTTGGTGAAGAGCACTACAACGTTGCACGTGAAGTTCAAGCAACTTTACAAAAATATAGTGAATTACAAGACATCATTGCAATCTTAGGTATGGATGAGTTATCAGAAGAAGATAAGGAAGTCGTAGCACGTGCACGTCGTATCCAGTTCTTCTTAAGTCAAAACTTCCACGTTGCAGAACAATTCACAGGTCAAAAAGGTTCGTACGTACCAGTTGAACAAACTGTTGAAGACTTCAAAGCAATCTTAGCAGGTAAATACGACCACGTACCAGAAGACGCGTTCAGACTTGTTGGTGATATGACACAAGTTCTTGAAAAAGCGCGTGAGATGGGTGCAGAAGTTTAA
- the atpG gene encoding ATP synthase F1 subunit gamma: MASLREIKGRINSTEKMSQLTSAMNMVANSKLGRSEQNTKNFRPYMDRMEETIQAIGAGGNNVHPMLTARPVKRVGYIVISSDTGKAGPYNANVIKAITTEINERHNGNQDEISLMVLGKMGYDVLRLRGYKIDDYRLGLPDQPSFSDVKKIAAAAIRQYEDEEIDELHIIYNEFISILEQKVTVRQLLPMSEDDIETKNEYTHLASYEFEPDKETILKELLPQYAEAIIYGALLEAKTSEHAARMTAMKAATDNANELIGELTLSYNRLRQAAITQEITEIVSGAQAQE, encoded by the coding sequence ATGGCTTCATTAAGGGAGATAAAAGGTCGTATTAACTCAACTGAAAAGATGAGTCAGTTAACGAGTGCGATGAACATGGTCGCGAACTCAAAACTCGGTCGTTCAGAACAAAACACTAAAAACTTCCGTCCGTATATGGACCGAATGGAAGAAACAATCCAAGCAATTGGAGCAGGTGGAAACAACGTTCACCCGATGCTAACTGCACGTCCTGTTAAGCGTGTTGGCTATATCGTAATCTCAAGTGATACAGGTAAAGCAGGTCCATACAACGCAAACGTTATTAAAGCAATAACAACTGAAATCAATGAACGCCATAACGGTAACCAAGACGAAATTTCACTTATGGTTCTCGGTAAAATGGGATACGACGTACTTAGATTACGTGGCTATAAGATAGATGACTACCGTCTAGGGTTACCAGATCAGCCATCATTTTCGGATGTGAAAAAAATAGCGGCGGCAGCAATTCGTCAATATGAAGATGAAGAAATCGATGAGCTTCATATTATCTATAACGAATTCATCTCTATCCTCGAGCAAAAAGTAACTGTAAGACAGTTACTTCCAATGTCAGAAGATGATATAGAAACGAAAAATGAGTACACTCATCTCGCTTCTTATGAATTCGAACCAGATAAAGAAACGATTTTAAAAGAATTATTACCACAATACGCTGAAGCTATTATTTACGGTGCTTTACTTGAAGCAAAAACAAGTGAGCATGCTGCTCGTATGACAGCGATGAAAGCTGCTACGGACAACGCAAACGAATTGATTGGTGAGTTAACATTGTCTTACAACAGACTAAGACAAGCAGCGATTACACAAGAAATCACAGAAATTGTAAGTGGTGCACAAGCACAAGAATAA
- the atpA gene encoding F0F1 ATP synthase subunit alpha, with product MAIKAEEISALLRSQIENYEADMEVSDVGTVTEVGDGIAVAHGLNDAMAGELLEFSNGVLGLAQNLEEDEVGIVILGPYYDIKEGDEVKRTGKIMEVPVGEELIGRVVNPLGQPIDGKGPISTTKTRPVESPATGVMDRKSVFEPLQTGIKAIDALVPIGRGQRELIIGDRQTGKTTLAIDTILNQKNEDMICIYVAIGQKESTVRSTVETFRKHGALDYTIVVSAGASDPAPLLYIAPYAGVSMGEEFMFNGKHVLIVYDDLTKQAQAYREMSLLLRRPPGREAFPGDVFYLHSRLLERAAKLNDDLGGGSITALPFVETQAGDISAFVPTNVISITDGQIFLQSDLFFSGVRPAINAGLSVSRVGGSAQIKAMKKVAGTLRLDLAAYRELEAFAQFGSDLDKATAAKLERGKRTVEVLKQGENQPLPVEEQVVILYALVNGYLDDVAVQDITRFESEFLEWLSANNKELLNGIRETSELPDHEAFDAAINGFKKLFNSSK from the coding sequence ATGGCAATCAAGGCTGAAGAAATTAGTGCTCTTCTCAGAAGTCAAATAGAAAACTATGAAGCTGACATGGAAGTCTCAGATGTCGGTACAGTTACTGAAGTCGGTGACGGTATCGCAGTTGCTCATGGTTTAAACGATGCGATGGCAGGAGAGTTACTTGAGTTCTCTAACGGTGTGTTAGGATTAGCTCAAAACCTTGAAGAAGACGAAGTTGGTATCGTTATTCTTGGACCATATTATGATATTAAAGAAGGCGACGAAGTTAAACGTACTGGGAAAATCATGGAAGTACCAGTAGGTGAAGAACTTATCGGTCGTGTTGTAAACCCACTTGGACAACCAATCGACGGTAAAGGTCCAATTAGTACAACAAAAACTCGTCCTGTAGAAAGTCCAGCTACAGGAGTTATGGATCGTAAATCAGTATTCGAACCATTACAAACAGGAATTAAAGCGATTGACGCTTTAGTACCAATCGGACGTGGTCAACGTGAGTTAATTATCGGTGACCGTCAAACTGGTAAAACGACACTTGCAATCGACACGATTTTAAACCAAAAAAACGAAGATATGATTTGTATCTACGTAGCAATCGGTCAAAAAGAATCTACAGTACGTTCTACTGTTGAAACATTCCGTAAGCACGGTGCATTAGACTACACAATCGTAGTAAGTGCAGGTGCATCTGACCCAGCTCCATTATTATACATCGCGCCATACGCGGGTGTATCTATGGGTGAGGAGTTCATGTTCAACGGAAAACACGTATTAATCGTATACGATGACTTAACAAAACAAGCACAGGCTTATCGTGAAATGTCATTACTATTACGTCGTCCACCAGGCCGTGAAGCCTTCCCAGGGGACGTATTCTACCTACACAGTCGTTTACTTGAGCGTGCAGCGAAATTAAATGACGATTTAGGTGGCGGTTCGATCACTGCGTTACCATTCGTTGAAACGCAAGCAGGAGACATCTCTGCATTCGTACCGACAAACGTAATCTCGATTACAGACGGTCAGATTTTCTTACAGTCTGACTTATTCTTCTCTGGTGTGCGTCCAGCGATCAACGCGGGGCTTTCAGTATCTCGTGTAGGTGGTTCAGCACAAATTAAAGCGATGAAGAAAGTTGCGGGTACACTTCGTTTAGACTTAGCTGCTTACCGTGAGTTAGAAGCATTCGCTCAGTTCGGTTCTGATTTAGATAAAGCAACAGCTGCTAAATTAGAGCGTGGTAAACGTACAGTTGAAGTACTTAAGCAAGGTGAAAACCAACCACTACCTGTCGAAGAGCAAGTAGTAATTCTCTACGCATTAGTAAACGGTTATTTAGATGATGTTGCAGTACAAGATATTACAAGATTCGAAAGTGAATTCTTAGAGTGGCTAAGTGCAAACAACAAAGAATTATTAAACGGTATCCGTGAAACATCAGAGCTTCCAGATCACGAAGCATTCGATGCAGCAATTAACGGATTCAAAAAGTTATTTAACAGCAGTAAATAA
- the atpH gene encoding ATP synthase F1 subunit delta yields MSLAKQYANALFDVVIKHDQLEEARLDLNEVSKVVSTVDDINEFLINPKISKETKLTTIRDSFKGTNEYVFNMLLVLTEKKQFSIVSRIHEEFTHLYNEHYNQAKVIVESVYELEDEQVAKIEEIFKAKTGYDKLLIENKINESLIGGFRVLIGSKVYDESVVLQLRKIKDRFKTTKNI; encoded by the coding sequence GACCAACTTGAAGAAGCACGCTTAGATTTAAACGAAGTATCTAAAGTGGTTTCAACAGTTGATGATATTAACGAGTTTTTAATCAACCCGAAAATATCTAAAGAAACAAAATTAACGACGATTCGTGACAGCTTCAAAGGAACGAATGAGTATGTATTTAATATGTTACTCGTACTCACTGAGAAGAAACAATTTTCAATTGTGTCACGTATTCACGAAGAATTTACACATCTGTACAATGAACATTACAATCAGGCGAAAGTTATCGTGGAATCTGTTTACGAATTAGAAGATGAACAAGTAGCTAAAATTGAAGAAATCTTCAAAGCGAAAACAGGTTATGACAAATTGCTGATTGAAAACAAAATAAACGAATCTTTAATCGGTGGATTTAGAGTACTCATTGGTTCTAAAGTTTATGATGAATCAGTTGTACTTCAATTAAGAAAAATTAAAGACCGTTTTAAAACAACGAAAAATATTTAA